ATCCACTTCGACGTCGATCCGCGTGTTGCCCACGACCGCGTCACGACTCGCGGCACCGACAAGGAAACCCTCGCCGACCTGGAGGCTTTCCGGGCGGCATACCGATCGCTCCCGGAATTCGACGACTTCGTAGTGGTGGACGCGAACGGGACACCCGACGACGTACTGGCCCAGGTCACCCGGGCGATGGCCGCTGTTGAGCCGGCGAGGGCGAGCATAAGCAAATAGCTTCTTGCGTGCCACCAATAAGCAAATTCCTGGACTCAGATTGTTCCTCGACGACCCTAATACTCAAACATGAATCCGGGGCCCCCGAGGCCGTAGGGCACCCGAACACATGCCTTGCCGCTGGTTCCTAGGCGCCTGTTGCCACCCACCCGGAGCAACCGTAAATCCCGGTGCCGGCGCTTCGGTTGTTAAGGCACGCCCGGACGTAAACGGTGCCGCTCAGTCCGCTGCCTTGCGCCTGAGTTTGAGTACCGCTTCCGTTACTGTTTGTCAGCGTTGCTATGTACGTAGTCCCATTCGAAACATACCTGAGTTGGGCAACAGATGAGATGCCGTCAACGCGGGTGTCCTGGCTGGACAAAACGTTCGTGGACGAGTTGTAGTAAGCGTAGGACCCTGTGACGGAAGCCCCAGCACTGGCGGAAGCCAAAGGCGCGGACGCCAGCATCGAGATTGCCACAGCTCCAACGGCCGCGGCACTGGAGAGAACCAATCGTGATTTACGCATATCGTATTTCCTTCCCCAAATTTTGAATTGGTGGCCTCGACTCACCAAGCTGAGCGCTGATGATAAATCGCGAAGCCGCCTCGAGTCTCAAGTTATTAAAATTGCTTGTCAAGGCTTTGTCGTAAAAGTGTGCTTTTTGACAGACTATGTCTTGTAACGCGGTAAGGGTCCCGACGCGAGGCGGTTACGCCCAGTCCCACGTCGCGGATTTCGGGTCCACATGTGGCGTCACGATCCGGTGCCACCATCCACATATAGGCAACGGTGATCCGCACTGGCACCGCGACGGCCGGACCAGCAACGACCACCGGTTGTTATTCGAACCAACCAAGAAAGCGAAGTAGATCCTTGAAGCCCATTTTCAAGTCGCTCGGAGCCGCGGCCACCATCGGCATTACCTTATCGCTCACGGTGGTGGCAGGACCGGCAAATGCCGCAGTCCCCAAGTTATCCAGCAATATCAAATACTGCAGCCAATTCCCGCATAACGGATACGGAGGCGCAATGGCTTACAGTGACGGACGCTCGAAATGCGCCCAAGTGTACACAAATTACAACCTCAACGTCCGGAGAGGGCCAGGGACTGGCTACGCCTACGCAGGCTATACATTGACGGCCGGCAAAGTGTACGAGTTCGACTGCTGGACGACCGGAACGTCGGTTGACGGAGACAACATATGGCTCAAGCTCTATCCTGGCGCTGGTGGGGCCCAGTACGTTTCAGACCGCTATGTCTACACAGGCCCTAACGTAACGACCTTTTTGGCGCACTGCTGAAAAACGCTCAGCTAAAAGGCGTGGGTCCAGTGCCCGAGCACTGGACCCACGTTTCCTGTAGGACGTTATTGCCCTAGGGCGGGCGATCATGATTCCCGGGGGCGCATCAGCGGCGGATTGAGAACCGCGCGGGTGGGTTGGCCCGCCGTCGGGCGCGCCGCTGGGGCGAGCCGGAACAGCGCAGCCGGCCGACCGGCGTCGCCCGTTGTCATGCGGCCGGTTTCCTCGAGGAATCCGGGCGTCCCCGTCGCCTTCCGGTGAAAATTCCGCGGGTCCAGGCGAGTACCCCACACCGCCTCGTAGACGGCGCGAAGCTGGGCGATGGTGAACTCCTCACCGCAGAATGCCGCCCCGAGGGGTGAATATTCGAGCTTGGACTTGGCCCGCTCCAGGGCGTCGTTGAGGATTTGAGCGTGGTCGAACGCCAACTCGAGCGTGCCATCCTGGATTTCCCGCACCGGGTACCAAGCCGCTTTCTCGGCGTCGCTACCTGCCGCCAATACGGGAAAGTCCGGCGCCAGCAGCAGATGTGCGACCGTCAGGACGTCCCCGCGGGGGTCGCGGCCTTTCGGGCCGTAACTGCCCAGTTGCTCGAGGTGCCCGGGCAGATGCTCGACGCCGGTTTCCTCCGCGAGCTCCCGGCCCGCCGCCTCCAGCAAGTCCTCCCCCGCCAGAACGAATCCGCCCGGAAGCGCCAGTTTGCCCCGAAATGGCTCGATGAGTCGGGTGATCAGCAGGGCGTTCAGCACGCCATCGCGCACAGTAAGGGCGACGACGTCGACGGTCACCGGAAAGCGCGCGGGCGCTGGATGGGATGCAGTCATATAGCGATTCTAGGGGAGTTATCGTCATGTTGACAATAAAGAGTGAGCGGCCCTAGTGTTTAGTTATCGTCAATTTGACGACAACAACACGAAGGAGCGAACATCATGGCCACCATCAAGCGCTACCCCTGGATCAGCCACTTCCTCGGCAGCCCCACCGGATACGTCGTGCACCTGCAGAAAGGTGCAGTCAAGCACCAGGGTGTGGGCCAGGCCTTCTTCTTCCGCCCCGCCAACTCAGTGCTCAGCGAGGTTCCTGTGGACGACCAGGAGCTCCCCACCCTCTTCCACGCCATCACCCGCGACCACCAGGACGTGAGCGTCCAGGCGAACGTGACCTACCGCTTCATCGACCCTGTGGCTGTTTCCACCCGCCTCGACTTCGGACTGCAGACCGCCGGCAAGGCGCCGGCCACCGGACGCGAGCAGGTCTCCACCATCATCGGCCAGCTCTGCCAGAGCCACGCGATCGACCAGATCGCCACCACAACGCTCGCTGAAGCGCTGGAACGCGGAGTCAGCCAACTCCGCCTGGTGCTCACCGACGCGCTGCGGGCCGATGCGCGGCTCCAGTCCACCGGCATTGAGATCCTCGGTGTCCAGGTCCTCGCCGTTCGCCCCGAGTCCGATGTCGAGCGGGCCCTGCAGACCCCGGTACGCGAACAACTCCAGGCCGAAGCGGACCGGGCGGTTTACGAAAGGCGAGCGGTCGCCGTCGAACGCGAACGCACTATCTCCGAGAACGAGATGGCCAGCCAGATCGAACTGGCCGTCCGCCGCGAGAACCTCGTGGCCCAAGA
This Paenarthrobacter sp. GOM3 DNA region includes the following protein-coding sequences:
- a CDS encoding NUDIX hydrolase, with amino-acid sequence MTASHPAPARFPVTVDVVALTVRDGVLNALLITRLIEPFRGKLALPGGFVLAGEDLLEAAGRELAEETGVEHLPGHLEQLGSYGPKGRDPRGDVLTVAHLLLAPDFPVLAAGSDAEKAAWYPVREIQDGTLELAFDHAQILNDALERAKSKLEYSPLGAAFCGEEFTIAQLRAVYEAVWGTRLDPRNFHRKATGTPGFLEETGRMTTGDAGRPAALFRLAPAARPTAGQPTRAVLNPPLMRPRES
- a CDS encoding SPFH domain-containing protein, which translates into the protein MATIKRYPWISHFLGSPTGYVVHLQKGAVKHQGVGQAFFFRPANSVLSEVPVDDQELPTLFHAITRDHQDVSVQANVTYRFIDPVAVSTRLDFGLQTAGKAPATGREQVSTIIGQLCQSHAIDQIATTTLAEALERGVSQLRLVLTDALRADARLQSTGIEILGVQVLAVRPESDVERALQTPVREQLQAEADRAVYERRAVAVERERTISENEMASQIELAVRRENLVAQEGANARRAAEEKAAAGLIEAQASAERKGIGAAAEANQIRLVGEAAAAREAATMEVYRGMEQATLLALALKDAAGSLPNIGNLTITPDLLSGALAGLFKETAVPAEITK